The genomic DNA TTGCCCCAACATTCACCTCCGCAGAAATGTTTTGCGAAGGTTTAGCCGGTTCGGCATTTTTAGATCCAGCTTGAAAGAAGACGGAGACCCACCCACAGAGACCGCACAGCAACGCCAGACCAAAAAATCCGATCGACCAGATTGACGACTGCTGAGACATCCCAATTACTGGCTCGAAGAGAAACGGATAACTGACCAGTGCCAGCAGCGATCCGATATTCGATAACGCATACAATCGATATGGTGAACGACCGGGAAAGGCTCTGCCGAACCACGATTGCAGGAGTGGTCCAGTTGTAGAAAGTACGAAGTAAGGCAGCCCAACGGTGACCAGCAGCAGCGCCAGAATTCGAAAGACTGGTGCCTCGCCCCCTGTCGGCTTCCAGGTTGCTTCAGGCAGAATGCTGATGGTCGCCACAGCAGCGATGAGTAGCACGGAATGCACAATCGCCTGCCAGCGTGGGGTCAATTTGCTTGTCAGTAAATGAGCATAGACATATCCACCGAAAAGGACTGTCTGAAAAAAGAGCAGGCAGGTAGTCCAGACATTTGGAGTTCCCCCAAACCATGGCAAAATCGCCTTGCTGATCAGTGGTTGGATCTGAAAAAGCAGAAACGCACTCACAAACACAGAAACTGCAAACAGAACTGAGACAAGTCGATTTTTCATGAGTGGGCGGTCGAGGCTAGAGAAATTCCGAGAGACTGGCATCCTTCATCAGAAGAACGCTAGCTCAAGCAAACCTGCACGTTGCCCAAAAGCAACAATATCTAAAGAGTCTCCTGACCGGTTCTAGCGGCTGTACGGAAACTGTCAGATCGCGCAATGGTCTGACCATTTCGCTCCCCTTTAAAATTTGTGCTCGAACCTCCTCACTGATTCACCTGTCCAGCTGTGTAAAAAGGTGATTATTTAGAGGCACGCAGAAAGATTCTCAGTTTTTGCTGAGTCGATCGATTCTGGTTGTGGTTCGACCCGATTTTCGCAACAATACCGCCGATGGAGCATTGATCTGCTTGAAAAGGCTGGTATGGAGATCGGTGACCGCGACAAAATCGCTGTCTTGTCCGTTCATTCGTGTCACCAAAGGGTTTCGATCCCCAATTTGCAAAAGAACAACTGACGCGAAACGGGTTGAGGAGGCTTTCCTCAATGAAAAACCAATTTCAACAAGCTGATGGTTCAACAGGCTGAAGGTACTCAACCACTAAAAAGTTGAGCAGACTCCAAGGGCGATAAATCGCAATATCGTAAAATGTGATGGTGAGGTGCCATCAAACGGCTGGCGAGTATTCCAGCAGATACGTAGACAAGAAAAACGACTTCAACTGGATTGAGAGAGGACTTCGGAGATGGCCGAAATTACAGCCGCAGCAGTCAAAGCATTGCGGGAAAAAACAGATTTGCCCATGATGGATTGCAAAAAAGCACTCGTGGCAGCAGACGGTGATGAAAGCAAAGCCATCGAAATCTTGCGCGAGCAGTTCGAAAAAGTCATGGTCAAACGTGCTGACAACGCAACAGCCGAAGGTCGCATCTTCACGAAAACATCTGAAGATGGAGCCACCTCAGCTGCTGTTGTGATGCTTTGCGAATCTGCACCCGTTGCTGGCAGCGAAGGTCTTGCCGCTATCGGAAATGCCGCTGTTTCTCAACTCCTCACAGGCCCGGGAGCCGATTCTGGCGAAGCACTGCTTGAACAAGAAAACCCAGCTGGTGGAACGCTGAAAGACTTGTACGAAGAAACGATCAACAAAATTCGTGAGAAGATCGTTATCGGACAGGTTGCCAAAGTGACTGGTCCTACGGGAATTTACGTTCACCACGATGGCAAAACTGGTGTTCTCTTCGAAGCTGAGGGTGAACCGAAAAATGCAGACATTCTTCGTGACATCGCGATGCACATCGCAGCAATGCGACCTAAAGTCGCTACCGTGGACAATGTCGACCCTGCTTTGGTCCAGGCTGAGCGTGATCGACTCACCGAAGAAGCCAAAGCGAGTGGTAAGCCAGACAATATCATCGAGAAAATCGTTGACGGCAGAATGAGTGTCTTCTATCGCGAAGAAGCTGGCGTTCTCACTGAACAGCCGTTCGCCAAAGAAGATTCGAAAACTGTCAGTCA from Thalassoglobus polymorphus includes the following:
- the tsf gene encoding translation elongation factor Ts; amino-acid sequence: MAEITAAAVKALREKTDLPMMDCKKALVAADGDESKAIEILREQFEKVMVKRADNATAEGRIFTKTSEDGATSAAVVMLCESAPVAGSEGLAAIGNAAVSQLLTGPGADSGEALLEQENPAGGTLKDLYEETINKIREKIVIGQVAKVTGPTGIYVHHDGKTGVLFEAEGEPKNADILRDIAMHIAAMRPKVATVDNVDPALVQAERDRLTEEAKASGKPDNIIEKIVDGRMSVFYREEAGVLTEQPFAKEDSKTVSQILAENGLKAKRFTLLTVSD